GCAAGGTGGTTTTGCCCTCGCAATCGTTGTTTTTTGCCATCCAAGGCGATCGCCACGATGGCCACAGTTTCATTGAACAACTGTACGAAAGTGGTGTCCGCGCATTTGTGGTAAGCTCCGATTATTCGGCTCCCGAAAAATTGGATGACGCGTTCTTCATCCGCGTAGAAAATACGCTGACCGCCCTTCAAACTGTCGCGGCCGCCAAGCGCGCCATGTACAATTATCCTGTAGTTGGTATTACGGGCAGCAACGGCAAAACCATCGTCAAAGAATGGCTCTATCAATTGCTTGATTCAAGCTACAATATTATACGAAGCCCCAAGAGTTACAATTCGCAGGTGGGTGTTCCACTATCCGTCTGGCGCATGAAATCGGAGAACAATCTGGCGCTTATCGAGGCGGGAATTTCCATGCCTGGCGAGATGATCAAACTGGAACGCATCATCCGTCCGACCATTGGAATTTTCACCAATTTGGGACAGGCACACGATGAGAATTTTGCAGACGCGAACCAAAAGGCGCGCGAAAAACTCGATCTCTTTCAGAATGTAGACACGCTGATCTACTGCAAGGATTACCTCATCATTCAGGAAGAATTGGAGCATTATCCGTTTGCATCCAACCCAAAATTGTTTGCATGGAGCAGACGAACTACAGCCGATCTTCAGATCGGGCGTATCGAGAAGAAGGATGGGCAAACCGAGATCCAAGGAATCTACCAGCACAATTTCATTCGCATCAAGATTCCGTTTACGGATGAGGCATCTATTGAAAATGCCATTCATTGTTGGGCAACGTTGCTGTTGCTTGGCTTGGAGAATGACGACATCGCGCAGCGCATGGAACAGCTTGTTCCTGTTGCCATGCGTTTGGAACTGAAACAGGGCATCAACAACTGTTCGGTCATCAACGATTCGTACAATTCCGATCTACAATCAATTTCCATTGCACTCGATTTTCTTCAGCAGCAACAACAGCATCCTAAGCGAACGTTGGTGCTTTCGGATATCCTTCAAACAGGTCGTTCGGATGATGAATTATACGGTGAAGTGGCGCAACTGGTGCGCGAAAAGAAAGTAGACCGTCTCATCGGCATCGGGAAACACATTTCCACGCAGTCTGCACAATTTGCCCAAGGCAGCGAATTCTACGAATCAACCAGCGCGTTTTTGGAAGCATATCATCACGATATGTTCCACAACGAAACCATTCTGTTGAAGGGTGCGCGAACGTTCGGTTTTGAGGCCATCAGTCGTATCATTCAGCACAAGACACACCAAACCGTTCTGGAGATCGACCTGGGCGCCATGGTGCATAACCTCAACCTCATTCGCTCGCTCCTAAAACCTGATACCAAGCTGATGGCAATGGTAAAGGCTTTCGGCTATGGAAGCGGAAGCTTCGAGATTGCTAACGTGCTACAGTTCCATCACGTTGGTTACTTGGCCGTGGCTTATGCCGATGAGGGGATTGAACTCCGCAAAGCCGGAATATCATTGCCCATCATGGTCATCAGCCCAGAAGAGCAAAGTTTTGACGCGATGATCCAATACGGATTGGAGCCTGAGATCTTCAGCGTGCGCTCGCTACAGCTTTTAGAAAATGCCATCAAACGCAAAGGCTCGTTGGATGCTCCATTGAAGATCCACATCAAACTGAACACAGGCATGAATCGCCTTGGTTTCTCCGAGCGCGACCTGAACCAATTGATGGTGCGCGTGAAGAATAATTCGCAGTTGAAAGTGGCCTCGGTTTTCTCGCACTTAGCCGCCAGCGAAAACCCTGATGAGGACGATTTTACTCGCAGACAGATCGCGCAGTTTGAGGTGATGAGCAAGCAACTTTTGGATTATTTCGGGTATCCGATTCTCCGTCATATCTGTAATTCGTTCGGTATTATCCGCTTCCCCGAAGCGCAGTTCGACATGGTGCGGTTGGGTATTGGTCTGTATGGTGTGGCTCCAGAAAGTCCCATCACCGACAAGCTTCGCAACGTAAGCACACTCCGTACAACTATCACGCAAATGCACGAACTCAAAACGGGTGACACCATCGGTTATGGCAGAACGGAGAAAGTGGTCGGTGAAATGCGTTCGGCCACACTTCCCATAGGTTATGCCGATGGGCTAAGCCGCAAAAACGGGAACCGTCAGGGCTGCGTGCTCGTGAATGGCCACCGCGCTCCGATCGTAGGCAATGTTTGCATGGACATGTGCATGGTGGATGTAACAGGAATTCCCTGCAAAGAGGGCGATGATGTGATTGTGTTCGGTGAAAGCTATCCGATAACCGAATTCGCCAAAAGCTCGGAAACCATTCCGTACGAAGTGCTTACAAGTGTTTCTTCGCGCGTGAAGAGGGTTTACTTTCAGGAGTAGTGGTTACTTCCTGAAGTATTTGAACTGCTCCCGTTTCGCCTCAAACTGTTGATGGTAATCGAGAATTCTCGGGTCGTTCGGAAAAAGCGCATAAGCTCTTTCGGTGACCTGTTCCCCCAACATAAGCTTGTTCACTGTAATGCAAAGCGTGATGTATTTCTGGTAAAATTCCACATTCGATGATGCGAATTCCTCTCCTTTTTCAAATACCTCCAACGCTTTTTCGGGTTGTCCATCTTGATAAAGCGACAAGGCCAATTTTAGACAGGCATCGGAATTCGCGGTGCCTATCTCGGTAGCCTTTGTGAAATAATACACGGCCGAATCGTATCGATGTTCCATAAAGTAGAACGAGCCCAATTGCATGCTGGGCTTGATGAAGTCTGGGAATAGCTCCACCGCCTTTCTGAATACAGCAGCTCCCTGTTCGGGCATGCCGAAGCGCATATAGGCATTCCCGGCAGCGATATGAAGATTGGCCAATCGGTCTCCATTTTTCAAAGCACGCCCGTAATATTTCAGCACTTCCTCTTGCGTTCTGGCGTTTCTGATGCGCGGATTGTTGTCATAGTTCTGGTGCAGGTACAGCGCATAGTTGTAATTGGCCCTTACGCAGTCTTCCAAATTGTCGACATCCGTTTCCATAAGCGTTTCCGTATTCTCCCAAGCGGGACAACGCTTGAACGTCAGGACCACAAGCAGCAGTCCCCAGAATCCGTAGAGGTACATCGTTCTCTTCTGAATTGATGGAATGATGGAGATGAGAACGACCGTGATAAGTACCAACCCCAACGAAGGGGTGAACAGGAACCGCTCGGCAAAGATGTCTGTGGCAGGTCGCACCAGACTCAGATAGATGCTGATAGTGGCGAAGAACCAGATGGAACCCAATGCAACGGATGGTCTCTTCTTCACCCCATAAAAAACCGCCACCAAACCCAATAAGACAATCATAATGCCCACATAGGCTTGTGGAGACGACCAATCTACCAGCGGAAATTGGTTGTAGCTGTAATCGTGAACCAAAGGATAAGGAACAAGGAATATCTTGACCGATTGATAAATGATATTGAACGCGTTGGCCAAAAGCGTTGGAAAATCATGCACATCGAACAACGGATTTCCAATGAATCCATCCCAATGATAAGCGCCCAGATCCTGAAGATCCTGTTGCTTGTTCTCATAAAAACTGTCCGAATAAACAAATAGCCTCACAAGTATCATAACTGCGAAGGCTGCAACGGAACTGATGGATTGGTAAATCCTCTGCCGAATAGGAAGTTTAGAGGTCATGATCCAAAGACCAAGTGCAATTCCCGCAAATGTGATGGCACTTTCTTTACTGAGAACGCCTAACAGATAGACGAGCGGTGCCAAAAGCAGCATCCATATTTTCCGCGTGTGGATGTATTTGGCCTGAAGCCAAATGAACAGTACTCCGAAGAGCATACTCAGGATCTCATCCCGGCCTTTGATGTTGGCCACAGCCTCTACATGCAGCGGATGAACTGTAAAAATCCCTGCAACGATCAACATCAGCAGTCTCTGCTCTGGAAAAAGCTCACTAAGCAACTTGAGAATGAGCAAACAGAGAATGGCGTAAAGAATGATGTTAGTACGGTGCATTGCCCTTGGGTCGACACCAAACAGCTGTACCTCGGTCGCGTAACTGAGAAGCAGTATTGGGCGGTAGCCTGTCTTGTACTGTAGTTCTCCCGTTTCTTTGTTCTCGAACAGGCTCGGAATGTCTTTCAGCCCATTCTTAACGCGAGGGTTCTTGGTAATGAAGATCGAATCGTCCAGTGCAAAATCGAACTTGGCGGTCTGCATATAAGGTATGATGGCAAGCAGTGCCACAACCACATATCTCAAATACCCCTGTTCAAAATTCAATTTCATTGGGAACTAAGGTGCTGATTTTACTTCATACCAATTTTAAGAATAAGCGTTGGATTTTAACGCTGTCGTCTGTGACCCGTGACTACCCTCCCTTCTTCTCCAGATAATTGGCATTGAAGAACTCCATATAAACAGGCACTTCTTTGCTCTGATAGAATTTGGTGAAGTTATCGGTGGAGATGATGAACTGGCTGGTCTTTGGGAGGTCGATGCCCTGAAATACGGTAGTGTCCGATCTGATCGCCCCGTAGTAATCCATCGCCTTTTTGGTTTCTTGAAAACCCTGAACGAAAATCAGATCCTCCTTGTTCGACAACTTCAGGTTCTTGATGCTGAGGGTTTCTACCGAGAAGTTGGTGGTATTGAAATTGGAAATACGTCCTTTCAGGCCGGCCAGGTCCTGTAGATCTTCAACAACAAGCCCATAATAGTGTAGCGCTTCGGGGTCGTAGGTGTAGCCGGGATCGGGTTTCTCTTCCTCCTTTACCGGTTCATCGGCAACCGTTTCGCCCATCAGCCCTTTCACGTATTCGAGCAATTCCTCTGCCCTCGCTTTTTCAGGCGCAGCCGTGTACTTGGCAATGTAATCTTCAAGTGCCTTTCTGTAAACGATAAGCCGTTCCGTAGCTCCGATGGTCATCACTTTCAGCAAGGCGAACTTGGAGAGAATATCATCATCCTTGAACTTGGTGAGGGCACTATCACAAGCCTCCAGCGTACGTTCGTACTCGCCCTTGTGGAAATTGGCAAAGGCCATATCGTACATCTGACCCAAACGGCCACGCATGGTCTCCAATTTCTCCAAGTATTTCGGGTCGCGGATGATCTTGGCGTATTCGCTGTCCGGATATTCGCGCAGAATGCGGTTGGCGTACTCCTGGGCTTTTCGGTCGTCACCTATGCCTTTATACAATCTGTAAAGCTGGTAGTAGGTTTCCAACGTCCATTTTCCATGCGGATACTTCTGCAACAGTTCCTCGAAGGTATTGATGGAGCGTTGGTCCTCACTCAGCTGTTCCTTGTAAATGGTTCCGAGGTCGTAGTATGCGGTCTGGATCATTGCGCGTGCGCTGTCTTTCTGCTCCGGTGTTCTCGGAATGTCCTTTTTGTAGAACTCCGGGTCGAGCAATTGATCCGCAGTTACTGCGGTGGTGTCACCATTCTCATCAACCAACTGATCGATATTGGTCGATGCCTTGTTGCTCCTGCGCCAATCGTCCTCATTTCTACGGTCGCCCCACTTTTGGCGGAAATTATTGGCTCCAAAGCTCAGCGCGGTGGTGTTATAGAAATACCAGCCCGATCCGGTGGTGGAACCGCTACCGCTCGGATTCTGCGACTGATTCTGCTGCTGTTGTAAATTGTTCTGGTTGTTCTGCGCATTCTGCTGATCGAACTTCCGCTGTTCCTCATCTTGCTTCGCCTGCTCCACTATATCCGCGATCATCGCATCCAGCTCGGTGTCCGACATTTCGCCAAGCTTCAGCAAGCTGTCCTGCCGCGCAATGATGCGGATGTTCTTCACCAGTTCCGCCAAACTTTCCTGACGGGCCTTTACGCGCTCGTATTCCTTGTTCTTTTCGGGGAGAATGGCCAACGAACTGTCGTAATAGGCCGAAGCCAGCTCGTACTCAGGTTTATCGAAATAAATGTCGGCCATGGTGTAGTACGAGACCGCTTTCTGCGTGAAATTCTGCGTGGAGGAGGCCACCGAGGTCTTGAAATACGTGAGTGCGAGGTCTTCGTCATTCTCCTTCATGGCAATGTCTCCCAAGGCGTAGTAGATGCGGTCGAAATAATCGCTGTTCTTCTCATCCTTCGACATCTTGACAAGCTCGTGCTTGATCGCTTCCAACGAACCCGATTCGGCACTTGCCATCAGCGCGCGGTTGATGCGCGCATTGAATTCCATGACGTACGGCACGTTTTTGCGCAACACTTGCGAATAGCAAATGGCTGCGCTGTCGTTGTTGTTCAACTGTTCGTACAGCTGCGCCAGAATGTAGGTGTAACGCGACTTGTTCTTCCGCTTCTTGGTGGTATTGATGGCCGCACGCAATTGGTTCTTGGCCTTTTCGTAATCGCCTTTCTTGATGTAGTAATCGGCCTTCACGGCAGCCAGTTCGCCCAATTTTTTCTTGGGGAAATTCTTCTCTTCCTCCAGCGTAGTGATGATCTTCTCGGCATCCTTGAATCGTGCAAGCTCCGTGTTGGTACGGATGAGCCACATGTAGCCATCAAAGCGGATCTTGTTCTTCTTGTACTGCTTGATCACGTACGTGAACATTTCCAGCGCCTGCACATAATCGCGCTTATAGAAATGCGCCTTGCCAATGAGCATGTACGAATCGTCAATGCTGCTCACATACTCCTTTCCTTTAAAAAGCATGGAGTGCTTGGCAATGGTGAGCGATGCTTTCTCAATACCATAATCCATCTCAGAATAGACCGACTTGGCCGACTCGGACGACCCGATGGGAAAGACCTCCAGTATCTGCTCATAATCGTCAGAGTGACTCTTCTCCAGCTTGGCCACGCCTTCCTTCAACGATTCCTTCCCGTTCCAATACACGTTGTATTTGGCCGTAAGGTTGTGGTAACCTCGGCTCAGGAAATTCTTCTTCTTGGTCGAACAACCGCTTATGGAAACGGTGAGTGCGACAAGAAAGAGAAGGGAGATATAACGGATATTCCGATTCAAAGTAGCGTGCGCAGCCTTAACTGAAAGTGCGCAAAAATATTTCATTTTAACCAATAAGTCTGAACAAGGCAAGTACGTTGCCCCAACCTCCATCACTCAACCTCCTTTTATTGCGATATTTGGAAGCTTCATGGCAGAAAAAAAGGAACCGAAAGAGAAGCTGCGACACCGACTGCGGGTCAAGTATCGCTTGGTGATCATGAACGAGGAAACGTTCAAAGAGCGCGCAAGCTTGCTGCTTACACCTCTGAACGTGATCATCTTCGGAGGCTCGCTGGCCATTTTCCTCATCGTTTCGGTCATCTACCTCATTGCCTTCACTCCGCTGCGCGAGTACATTCCTGGCTATGCCGATACGAACCTGCGTCTACAGGTGTATGAGAACACGCTCCGCACCGACTCTTTGGAGCGCGAACTGGCCATGAAGGACCTGTATCTCCAGAACATCAAGATGATCATTTCGGGAGAAACCCCCGACCAAGAGACGCGCGAACCCGACACCACTAAGAACTACGCAGACATTGATTTCAGCACTTCCAAGCAGGATTCGATGCTGCGCGCGATGGTAGAACAGGAAGAGCGATTCAATATTCAGAACCTGCAGTTGGGCGCCAAGTCGTCCATGGACGACAACATCCGCAATCTCTTCTTCTTTGCGCCCATCAAAGGCGAGGTTACGGCAGGATTCGATTCACGTGAAAAGCATTATGCCGTAGACGTGGTTGCGAAAGAGAACGAGCCCATCAAGGCCTGTTTGGACGGAACCGTGATCTTCTCTTCGTGGACGTACGATTCAGGTCATGTCATCGCCATCCAGCACTCCAGCAACCTCACTTCGTTTTATAAGCATTGCTCTGTACTGCTCAAAAAAACGGGCGAATCCGTAAAAGCGGGAGAAGTGATCGCGGTGGTTGGCAACTCTGGCGAGCTTACAACAGGACCTCACCTTCACTTCGAACTCTGGTTCAATGGAAGGCCTGTGAACCCGCAGGATTATATTGTGTTTTAGCTTCTGGCTACAAGCCTGTTTTGACAACCTTTTTGGTCAAACGACCTGTTTCGATTTCCACCACAACCATGAGAATTCCATTGGGAAGGTGGTTCAAATCAATGGTTTGGTTATCTGAGTTAATACGTTCCTTGAACAGTTCTTTACCCAGAATGTCGTAGACGTGGAGAGTCGAATTGGGCGCGTTTTGAATCTGAATCCGATCCTGCAAAGAAATTATTTCAGCCCGAGCTATTT
The sequence above is drawn from the Flavobacteriales bacterium genome and encodes:
- a CDS encoding peptidoglycan DD-metalloendopeptidase family protein, translating into MAEKKEPKEKLRHRLRVKYRLVIMNEETFKERASLLLTPLNVIIFGGSLAIFLIVSVIYLIAFTPLREYIPGYADTNLRLQVYENTLRTDSLERELAMKDLYLQNIKMIISGETPDQETREPDTTKNYADIDFSTSKQDSMLRAMVEQEERFNIQNLQLGAKSSMDDNIRNLFFFAPIKGEVTAGFDSREKHYAVDVVAKENEPIKACLDGTVIFSSWTYDSGHVIAIQHSSNLTSFYKHCSVLLKKTGESVKAGEVIAVVGNSGELTTGPHLHFELWFNGRPVNPQDYIVF
- a CDS encoding bifunctional UDP-N-acetylmuramoyl-tripeptide:D-alanyl-D-alanine ligase/alanine racemase, encoding MEELDSLRGIASALEVPCPFEFQDVIIKELAIDSRKVVLPSQSLFFAIQGDRHDGHSFIEQLYESGVRAFVVSSDYSAPEKLDDAFFIRVENTLTALQTVAAAKRAMYNYPVVGITGSNGKTIVKEWLYQLLDSSYNIIRSPKSYNSQVGVPLSVWRMKSENNLALIEAGISMPGEMIKLERIIRPTIGIFTNLGQAHDENFADANQKAREKLDLFQNVDTLIYCKDYLIIQEELEHYPFASNPKLFAWSRRTTADLQIGRIEKKDGQTEIQGIYQHNFIRIKIPFTDEASIENAIHCWATLLLLGLENDDIAQRMEQLVPVAMRLELKQGINNCSVINDSYNSDLQSISIALDFLQQQQQHPKRTLVLSDILQTGRSDDELYGEVAQLVREKKVDRLIGIGKHISTQSAQFAQGSEFYESTSAFLEAYHHDMFHNETILLKGARTFGFEAISRIIQHKTHQTVLEIDLGAMVHNLNLIRSLLKPDTKLMAMVKAFGYGSGSFEIANVLQFHHVGYLAVAYADEGIELRKAGISLPIMVISPEEQSFDAMIQYGLEPEIFSVRSLQLLENAIKRKGSLDAPLKIHIKLNTGMNRLGFSERDLNQLMVRVKNNSQLKVASVFSHLAASENPDEDDFTRRQIAQFEVMSKQLLDYFGYPILRHICNSFGIIRFPEAQFDMVRLGIGLYGVAPESPITDKLRNVSTLRTTITQMHELKTGDTIGYGRTEKVVGEMRSATLPIGYADGLSRKNGNRQGCVLVNGHRAPIVGNVCMDMCMVDVTGIPCKEGDDVIVFGESYPITEFAKSSETIPYEVLTSVSSRVKRVYFQE
- a CDS encoding tetratricopeptide repeat protein, translated to MEVGATYLPCSDLLVKMKYFCALSVKAAHATLNRNIRYISLLFLVALTVSISGCSTKKKNFLSRGYHNLTAKYNVYWNGKESLKEGVAKLEKSHSDDYEQILEVFPIGSSESAKSVYSEMDYGIEKASLTIAKHSMLFKGKEYVSSIDDSYMLIGKAHFYKRDYVQALEMFTYVIKQYKKNKIRFDGYMWLIRTNTELARFKDAEKIITTLEEEKNFPKKKLGELAAVKADYYIKKGDYEKAKNQLRAAINTTKKRKNKSRYTYILAQLYEQLNNNDSAAICYSQVLRKNVPYVMEFNARINRALMASAESGSLEAIKHELVKMSKDEKNSDYFDRIYYALGDIAMKENDEDLALTYFKTSVASSTQNFTQKAVSYYTMADIYFDKPEYELASAYYDSSLAILPEKNKEYERVKARQESLAELVKNIRIIARQDSLLKLGEMSDTELDAMIADIVEQAKQDEEQRKFDQQNAQNNQNNLQQQQNQSQNPSGSGSTTGSGWYFYNTTALSFGANNFRQKWGDRRNEDDWRRSNKASTNIDQLVDENGDTTAVTADQLLDPEFYKKDIPRTPEQKDSARAMIQTAYYDLGTIYKEQLSEDQRSINTFEELLQKYPHGKWTLETYYQLYRLYKGIGDDRKAQEYANRILREYPDSEYAKIIRDPKYLEKLETMRGRLGQMYDMAFANFHKGEYERTLEACDSALTKFKDDDILSKFALLKVMTIGATERLIVYRKALEDYIAKYTAAPEKARAEELLEYVKGLMGETVADEPVKEEEKPDPGYTYDPEALHYYGLVVEDLQDLAGLKGRISNFNTTNFSVETLSIKNLKLSNKEDLIFVQGFQETKKAMDYYGAIRSDTTVFQGIDLPKTSQFIISTDNFTKFYQSKEVPVYMEFFNANYLEKKGG